The Chloracidobacterium sp. genomic sequence CCCGATTGCCCAAGTATGTGATCGCGGCGGCGAGTGCGAATTGCCAGAGGTGATTTTCGACTGGGGCGATATCGAAGAGCCGATTTACCGAGCGCAAGTCCCCGCAGCCCGAAAAAAATATATCTTTCGCCGATCATCGCCAACGATCACTGGCGACCCGCATCCTATGCAAACGCTGCACGCGTCTGTGACGAGTGGATGGGTGAGGACGCGATCGAGGATGACAACCGCAGAGATAACGCAATCACATCGGAAGCGTACCGGCGGTTGAAGCCCAACTGTTCGCAGTGCAGCGAACTGCATCGAGGTCTGTCCGACCAGCCCGCTTCTGGACGGTGTCTATCGACACGAAACACGTACTTGGGAACTGGATCAGATCACTTCGACCGACGTTTACAGTTCGGACGGTATGCGATTGAGCATCGGTTCCGCGGCGGCGTAGTCCACCGGATGCGTCGCGCGAGCGTTATGCAAACGGATTGAACGGCGAAGATTCCAGGCCGGCATCAAAGCCCGTTTTGCACACGGCCGTATCGGTCACGCAGATCGGATCAGAACACCATTAATCCACCTTACAAAGGGCGGCAAGCTGATCCCGGCGACCTGGGACGAAGCGGTCAAGTTCGCTGCCGAAAAGTTTAAGGCGGCGGGCACGTCGGTCGGCGTTATTGCCAGTCCGCGATTGACCAACGAGAGCGTTTTTACGCTCAAGCGATTTGCTCTGGAAGCAGCCGGATCGGAGAATTTTGCGGTCGCGGAAGATGGTAAGCTAAATTCGATCTTTGATAACCTGAGCGTCGATCTCTGTACGCACAAGGAGCTCCGTTATGCCAAAGGTCATCCGGTACGCTGATCGAGGCGAACCCGAAGAAGAACAGACCTACACGTATAGGATAGATCCGACAAGCAGTCCGAAACGGCGGGGCAAAATTCATCTGCGTAAATGATACGCCGATCAATCCTGACCTGGCGTGTAACGCAGTTCATTGCCCGTGAATCCGGGCACGGCGATGGCGCTTTGCCCTGGCACTGGCCGATCCATCAGCCGACTCGCTCGTCGCCGACAAACTTGGTATCGATGCCGGTGAGATCGCCGCCGTAGGGCAGACCATCAATGACGCTCAAAGGTGATGGTCTTTATGGTCGGTAACGCGAACTGTCGGCCGAAGGCTCAGGAACTCGTGTGCAGGAGACGGCCGCAAAATTTGCCAGAGTGAAGAGGAAAACCGCGTGTAAACCATCCGCTTGCGAAATGCAATAATTCCGTCTGGTGCCCACGTTATGATGCCGGGCAGCAGATCCGGCCGATCAGAAATGGTCAGCGGGTCAAAGGCTTTGCACGATCGGCGGCAGTCTCCAGTCAACCGATGGCCTTGCGGGCAAGGGGATTTTAGTACCGTGCGGGAACTGTTTATGATTTAAACGGCTGGCAGATTTGCTGATCATCGTGTTTCCGATCGCGAGTTTTTAAGAGATCGACGGTACATTTACAAACAACGCCGGCAACGTGCAGCGTGTACGAAAGGCAATCCTGAAAGCCTGCGAGTTTTCAAAATTGGATTGAAGTTAAGCCCGTCGCTCATCGCTGGGGAAATGGGGGTTGATTTTGGTTACGATTTTTCAGCGTCGCTGGTGTTCAAGTCACTTGCAGAGAGCGTACCGGCCTATGAAGGGCTTCGTCGCCCGCCCTCGAGGACCGAATCGAATCAACACCGGACAAGCTACGCCGTCATGCTTCACCTGACGTTCAGGTGCGGTGACCTGCACCCAAGGCACGTGTCGAATCAATGAGCAGCGATACCGAGAAAATTACCGGAAACGCCGCAGGTCGGGCACAAACTTCATCGTTTGACGACGATGACGAGGCAAGACCGAGCAATTTCACCTGCTGAAAACCCACGGTAACCCGAAGCCCGGCAATTTGCTCGTATCACCGCTCCTTTCAGTTTGCCCTGGACGGCAAACCGCTGGATGAATTTTTGGCCGATTAAAGCCGAGGTCGGGTGCCGCCGACGAGGTCGTTGGTCGGTAAATAGTTTTTGTTTGTGGAATCTGTTATCAAAACTGTATTTCCGTTTTTGGTCTTCGGTGCTGCGATCGGAGCCGCCTTTGGCGGTGACTTGATGGTCGTCGCCTGTACGGTGCTCGCCGAACGAAAGCTTTTTTGGGCTGGATGAGGGGTGCTTAGGCCCCAAACCGCGTCGGCCCCTGAGGAGTTATTCCAGCCGTTCGCCGACCTATTTGAAGTTCATTTTAAGGAAGACCTGACGCCCGATCAATCGACGAAATTTGTCTATTTTTCTGGCCTTTCGTCGCTCTGACCTGTGCGTTGATGCCGATGTGGTCGTGTACCCTTTCGGGCCGCGTATCGCTGATCCGCTCATGGTGGTTGGTGCCGTACGTTTCAGGTATTGCCTATGTCCGCTTTGATGCCACCGTGGCACGGGTCGCCCGAACAAGCCGGGAATATGCCGCTCACGGTCTCACAGATCGATGTCGGCGTGCTGTTGGCGTGCTCGGAATCCCGTCGGTCGGTGTTTACGGCATCGCTCGCGGGTTGGTCGTCAGACAATAAATATTCGCTGA encodes the following:
- a CDS encoding molybdopterin-dependent oxidoreductase; translation: MERRRFQAGIKARFAHGRIGHADRIRTPLIHLTKGGKLIPATWDEAVKFAAEKFKAAGTSVGVIASPRLTNESVFTLKRFALEAAGSENFAVAEDGKLNSIFDNLSVDLCTHKELRYAKGHPVR
- a CDS encoding NADH-quinone oxidoreductase subunit H — translated: MSALMPPWHGSPEQAGNMPLTVSQIDVGVLLACSESRRSVFTASLAGWSSDNKYSLMGGLRSSAHG